The Niastella koreensis GR20-10 genome includes a window with the following:
- a CDS encoding MFS transporter: MPLKTQNKTVNAWCWYDWANSSYSLVITSAIFPSYFLSLAPPAGSKTAWWHNISNSVLYAYMYSFASLLLLFLSPLFGSIADYSGRKKLFMSFFSYIGSVSCIFLFFSTADQMMLIASLFIISSVCYSLGVVFYNAYIPEIATPDQFDTVSAKGFAWGYLGGMIALVISLLVIQFAARFGFTQEQIDHYIPVRVSFVFIGCWWLGFAWYSIKGLPADKKGNSITRQSILQSYNRINKAFLRARGHKAISIFLLAFFFYDMGLTTVMGMSSVFATKTLNLRTAHLIGVILILQLVAILGSYVFLFIAKKVNNIFAVKTAVLLWVLVCFIAYTIQSITQFYVMAVLVGLVMGGTQALSRSAFAALIQEEKDEYATYFSLYDVLDKMGVVIGTFMFGWIEYVTGSMRDSVATLSVFFIIGFIFLQLIKKNAWKK; encoded by the coding sequence ATGCCCCTAAAAACCCAAAACAAGACTGTCAATGCCTGGTGTTGGTACGATTGGGCTAATTCGAGTTATTCACTGGTGATTACCTCGGCCATCTTTCCCAGTTATTTTTTAAGTCTGGCCCCGCCTGCTGGCAGTAAAACCGCCTGGTGGCATAATATCAGTAACTCTGTGCTGTATGCGTACATGTATTCATTTGCTTCCCTGTTGTTGTTGTTTTTAAGTCCGTTGTTTGGGTCCATAGCCGATTATTCGGGCCGGAAGAAATTATTTATGAGCTTTTTTTCCTATATCGGCTCGGTGAGTTGTATTTTCCTTTTCTTTTCAACGGCCGATCAGATGATGCTGATCGCAAGCCTGTTTATAATCTCAAGTGTTTGTTACAGCCTTGGGGTTGTGTTTTATAATGCCTATATCCCTGAAATTGCCACGCCCGATCAGTTTGATACCGTTAGTGCAAAAGGCTTTGCCTGGGGGTACCTGGGCGGCATGATCGCCCTGGTAATAAGCCTGCTGGTGATCCAGTTTGCAGCACGCTTCGGTTTTACACAAGAACAGATCGATCATTATATTCCCGTGCGGGTTTCCTTTGTGTTTATTGGTTGCTGGTGGCTGGGTTTTGCCTGGTATTCCATAAAAGGACTACCGGCCGATAAAAAAGGAAATTCCATTACCCGGCAAAGCATTTTACAATCCTATAACCGCATTAATAAAGCATTTTTACGCGCCCGCGGCCACAAGGCCATCTCTATATTTCTATTGGCCTTTTTCTTTTACGACATGGGGTTGACCACGGTAATGGGCATGTCGAGCGTATTTGCCACCAAAACGTTGAACCTGAGAACTGCCCACCTCATTGGCGTTATCCTGATCCTGCAACTGGTGGCCATCCTGGGTTCGTATGTGTTTTTGTTCATTGCCAAAAAGGTAAATAATATTTTTGCGGTGAAAACTGCAGTGTTATTGTGGGTGCTGGTTTGTTTTATCGCTTATACCATCCAAAGCATAACACAATTTTATGTGATGGCTGTACTGGTAGGGTTGGTGATGGGTGGCACCCAGGCCTTATCGCGATCGGCGTTTGCTGCACTGATCCAGGAGGAAAAAGATGAGTATGCCACGTATTTTAGTCTGTATGATGTGCTGGATAAAATGGGAGTGGTGATCGGTACCTTTATGTTTGGCTGGATAGAATATGTGACCGGCTCCATGCGCGATAGTGTGGCTACCTTGAGTGTGTTTTTTATTATCGGTTTTATCTTCTTACAACTTATAAAAAAGAACGCTTGGAAAAAATAA
- a CDS encoding glycoside hydrolase family 43 protein → MFKSLSIACCLFLLILSQTLPAQQLHSDNGNGTYTNPVIAADFPDPDVIQVGDTYYMVSTTMYVFPGVTVLKSHDLVNWEYCSNAIPRFDFGKCYDLDSCNRYGHGQWATSMKYHNGKFHLLFITLNEGGFMCTASTAEGPWEIRKLPKGFYDPGLFFDEDGRIYVAHGYSKINITELNPDFSPKTNDSLVYTGDIRKGLEGTHVYRINGYYYLYGTYGGRDGIQVALRSKNIYGPYEQKVVIRDTTPGVTFGIHQGALIQTPTGEWWTMLFVDSGPFGRFPSLQPVTWRDGWPMVGVDGKGIITHKKPNVGKVWPVKTFPTSDEFTGKTLGMQWGWNHNPDPARWSLTQRPGYLRLTTGKPVAGLREARNTLTQRPFTYYADSLATTGITKMETGHMKDGDIAGLAVFQDPYAYIGVKQTNGRKYVIMVNDGKTIDSVAIDQSTIYLQTIASNSSQKALFKYSFDNRSFTPLGNELHMKFSLSLFTGNKFCLFNYATQQPGGYVDFDWFNMHPVSY, encoded by the coding sequence ATGTTCAAAAGCCTTAGCATTGCCTGCTGCCTGTTTTTACTGATCCTGTCCCAAACGCTGCCCGCTCAGCAATTGCACAGCGATAATGGTAATGGTACCTATACCAATCCGGTAATTGCCGCCGATTTTCCCGATCCTGATGTAATACAGGTGGGCGACACTTACTATATGGTCAGCACCACCATGTATGTATTTCCCGGAGTTACGGTGCTTAAATCGCACGACCTTGTAAACTGGGAATATTGCAGTAATGCCATTCCCCGTTTCGATTTCGGTAAATGTTACGATCTTGACAGCTGCAACCGGTATGGCCACGGTCAATGGGCTACCAGTATGAAATACCATAATGGAAAATTTCACCTGTTATTTATTACGCTCAACGAAGGAGGTTTTATGTGTACCGCATCAACAGCCGAAGGGCCCTGGGAAATTCGGAAACTGCCGAAGGGTTTTTATGATCCGGGCTTATTCTTTGATGAGGACGGGAGAATTTACGTAGCGCATGGCTATAGCAAAATAAATATCACTGAATTGAACCCCGACTTTTCGCCCAAAACGAATGATTCGCTGGTATATACCGGCGATATTCGCAAAGGCCTGGAAGGAACACACGTATACAGGATCAATGGCTACTATTATTTATACGGAACCTATGGCGGTCGTGATGGCATACAGGTAGCGCTGCGTTCAAAAAATATTTATGGCCCATACGAACAAAAGGTAGTGATCCGCGATACCACCCCTGGTGTAACTTTTGGCATTCACCAGGGCGCCCTGATACAAACGCCCACCGGGGAATGGTGGACTATGCTGTTTGTAGACAGCGGTCCGTTCGGGCGCTTTCCTTCCTTACAGCCCGTAACCTGGAGAGATGGCTGGCCGATGGTTGGTGTGGATGGCAAAGGCATTATTACCCATAAAAAACCAAATGTGGGAAAAGTATGGCCGGTTAAAACATTTCCTACTTCAGATGAGTTTACCGGTAAAACGTTGGGCATGCAATGGGGCTGGAACCACAACCCCGACCCTGCAAGATGGTCGCTGACGCAAAGACCAGGGTATTTACGTTTAACAACCGGAAAACCGGTCGCTGGTTTGCGCGAAGCACGCAACACGCTCACCCAACGCCCTTTTACGTATTATGCTGATTCCCTAGCAACCACCGGTATTACCAAAATGGAAACCGGCCACATGAAGGACGGCGACATAGCAGGCCTGGCCGTTTTCCAGGACCCTTATGCGTATATCGGCGTTAAACAAACGAATGGCAGGAAATATGTTATTATGGTAAATGATGGAAAAACGATCGACTCCGTTGCCATTGACCAGTCAACCATCTACCTGCAAACCATTGCATCAAACAGCAGCCAAAAAGCATTGTTCAAATACAGTTTCGACAACCGATCATTCACCCCGCTCGGTAATGAGTTACACATGAAATTCAGTCTTAGCCTGTTTACCGGGAACAAATTCTGTCTATTCAATTATGCCACCCAACAACCCGGCGGCTATGTTGACTTCGACTGGTTCAACATGCATCCTGTTTCTTACTAA